One Halosegnis longus DNA window includes the following coding sequences:
- a CDS encoding FHA domain-containing protein: MAQDQLAYSDIPPVYVSTPNYDDMGAILDRLGISYTDLDMVDLSMANGGVVMLNCSFSWRDEVDLDALEQFVADGGTLMASDLTSDAIEYFTSATFGSGGWGNSVPAEVVDTELVDLLGQETLELDFDTAINEPNSLPPGSTPLLRASNRDSVIAYKFSYQRGTVVYTVFHNHSQPTDVEDALLQALLMVPIAESADTTVEETYTTIVGEPSGGGDTQLLDESGNTTEVYRQSGGGSETGIRTETNTTTVTLRAVSGGSGELSWTIEPGDSVTLGRGELGDIVNDQHQSYVSGRHLEITHPDSHGPLKIRDTDSTNGTQLAGQDISDGRTRTLEMGMELALAGDRVTLEVEV, translated from the coding sequence ATGGCACAGGACCAACTGGCATACAGCGACATTCCGCCGGTGTACGTCAGCACGCCGAATTACGACGATATGGGGGCGATCCTTGATCGGCTCGGTATCTCCTACACCGATCTGGATATGGTTGACTTGTCGATGGCAAACGGGGGAGTGGTCATGCTGAACTGCTCGTTCTCGTGGCGAGATGAAGTCGATCTCGATGCCCTCGAGCAGTTCGTGGCCGACGGGGGAACGCTGATGGCCTCAGACCTGACGTCGGATGCAATCGAGTATTTCACCAGTGCGACCTTCGGCTCCGGTGGGTGGGGAAACAGCGTGCCTGCTGAAGTAGTCGATACTGAGCTCGTCGATCTACTCGGCCAGGAGACGCTCGAACTCGACTTCGACACGGCAATCAACGAGCCGAACTCGCTACCACCCGGTTCGACGCCGCTCCTTCGAGCATCGAACCGGGACTCCGTCATTGCGTACAAGTTCTCGTATCAGCGCGGAACCGTGGTCTACACTGTCTTCCACAACCACTCACAGCCGACGGACGTCGAGGACGCACTGCTCCAAGCGCTGCTCATGGTGCCGATTGCGGAATCAGCAGACACGACAGTCGAGGAGACGTACACGACAATCGTCGGCGAACCGTCCGGTGGAGGCGACACCCAACTGCTGGATGAATCCGGAAACACGACCGAGGTGTATCGGCAGAGCGGTGGGGGGTCAGAGACGGGGATCCGAACAGAGACAAACACGACGACGGTTACCCTGCGGGCGGTCTCGGGTGGAAGCGGCGAGCTGAGCTGGACGATTGAGCCGGGGGACTCAGTCACGCTCGGTCGCGGCGAATTGGGCGATATCGTCAACGACCAACACCAGTCGTACGTCTCGGGTCGCCACCTCGAGATTACACACCCGGACTCACACGGTCCGCTGAAGATTCGGGACACCGACAGCACGAATGGCACCCAGCTCGCGGGGCAAGACATCTCTGATGGGCGAACGCGTACACTCGAGATGGGGATGGAGCTAGCGCTCGCCGGAGACCGTGTCACGCTGGAGGTAGAGGTGTAG
- a CDS encoding DUF7343 domain-containing protein: MDADEKRTLVRVLQESGGQMYQSDLGDMLGWSATKTSAAATELSEAGRIKKIRLGTENILVLPDETVPEADDSDSATDTGETSVYDPSATSAESESVETNVYSVDDAETATPDTEESSETPEFCTNCGADVQAYTEPTFCPECGSSLGPDD, encoded by the coding sequence ATGGATGCTGATGAGAAGCGCACGTTGGTCCGAGTGTTACAGGAGTCGGGGGGCCAAATGTACCAGTCAGATCTCGGCGACATGCTTGGTTGGTCGGCGACGAAAACGTCGGCGGCTGCGACCGAACTGAGTGAGGCTGGACGGATCAAGAAGATACGACTGGGGACGGAGAACATTCTGGTGCTTCCAGACGAGACAGTACCAGAGGCCGACGACAGTGATTCGGCCACGGACACTGGCGAAACGAGCGTGTACGATCCATCTGCGACCAGCGCCGAGAGCGAGTCTGTCGAGACAAACGTCTACAGCGTCGACGACGCAGAGACGGCGACTCCAGACACCGAGGAGTCGTCCGAGACGCCAGAGTTCTGTACGAACTGTGGGGCAGATGTGCAGGCGTACACCGAGCCGACCTTCTGTCCGGAGTGTGGCTCGTCGCTCGGCCCCGACGACTGA